Genomic DNA from Selenomonas sp. oral taxon 126:
ATCAGCGACTACACGGGCATCAATCCCCAGTTCGGCACGCTCGCCGACATGGAGGAACTGATCGCCGAGGCAAAGAAGCGCGATATGCGCATTGTCATGGATCTCGTCTACAACCACAGCTCCGATCAGCATCCGTGGTTTATCGAGTCGAAGTCGAGCCGCACCAATCCCAAGAGCGATTGGTACATCTGGCGCGACGCAAAGCCCGACGGCAGCGCACCGACGAACTGGCGCGGCATCTTCGGCGGCTCGGCGTGGACGTACTGCCCCGAGCGAGGCCAATACTACCTCCACACCTTTGCCGAGGCGCAGCCCGACCTCAACTGGGAGAATCCCGAGGTGCGCGCAGCCCTCTTTGCGGCGGCGAACTTCTGGCTCGACAAGGGCGTCGGCGGCTTCCGCATCGACGCGATCACCTACATCAAGAAACCCGCCGTCTTCGCCGACGGCACCCCCGATGCGGCGGACGGCATGGTGAGCGTCCACGATATGACGGCGAATACGCCCGGCATTCTCGACTTCCTCCATGAGTTCCGCAGAGAGGTCTTTGACGGACACGACATCTTCACCGTCGGCGAGGCAAACGGTGTCTCGGTCGCGGAGCTCCCCGACTGGGTCGGCGAGAACGGCGTGTTCTCCATGCTGTTCGAGTTTGCCCACGTCCTCGTTCCATACGAGGGCGGCGAATGCTGGTCGAAGATGCTCCCGTGGCCGCTCACAAAGCTCAAGGGCGCACTCTCGGCGAGTCAGGCGGGCGTCGCCAAGGAGGGCTGGTACCCGATCTACTTCGAGAACCATGACCGCGCACGCTCCGTCAATTACTTTTTCCCGAAGGGCGGGGATACACGCCTTGCCGCAAAGGCACTTGCGACCGTTCTCATGACCCTGCGCGGTACGCCCTTCATCTACGAGGGCGAAGAGCTCGGCATGACCAATGTCAAGTGGAACAGCATCAAAGCTTATGATGATATCTCCTCCCACGGGCAGTACGAGCTTGCGCTCAAGGAAGGATTCAGCCCCGCAGAGGCACTTTCCTTTGTCCACTTCAACAGCCGTGACAACGCACGCACGCCGATGCAGTGGAACACGTCGGAACATGCGGGCTTTACAACGGGAACGCCGTGGCTGCCCGCAAACGAAAACTACCGTGAAATCAATGCGGCGGCTGAGGAAAAGGATGCGGACTCCGTCCTCTCCTACTACAGGGAGATCATCCGTCTGCGCAAGACGAATCCCGTACTGCTCAGCGGTGTGTACGAGGAACTGCTCGCGGACAATGAGCAGATCTATGCATTCTCGCGCACGGAGGGCACGCGGCGCATCGTCACCGCCGTCAATTTCAGCACGGAGGAGGCGGTGCTGCCCGCAGGATTCCTGAAGGGCGTGCGGCTCATCGGCAGCTATACAGATGCACCGAAAAATACACTCCGTCCGCTCGAGGCGGTTGTCTATGAGGAGGAAGTAAAATGAAGGTAGCGGCAAGCGACTACGACGGCACGCTGCTGCGGGGCGGCATGATCGACACAGAGACGAAGGAGGGCATCGCGCGTTGGCGCGCGGCGGGGCACAAGTTCGGCGTCATCTCGGGGCGCGACTACGGGATGCTCGTGCCTCAGCTTGAGGAATACGGAGTCGAATTCGACTATACCGTCTGCAACAACGGCGGCATCATACGGGGTGCGGATGCATC
This window encodes:
- a CDS encoding glycoside hydrolase family 13 protein, which translates into the protein MKATKWWQNTAVYQIYPKSFNDTTGSGTGDLRGITEKLDYLKDLGAGALWLTPVYPSPMVDNGYDISDYTGINPQFGTLADMEELIAEAKKRDMRIVMDLVYNHSSDQHPWFIESKSSRTNPKSDWYIWRDAKPDGSAPTNWRGIFGGSAWTYCPERGQYYLHTFAEAQPDLNWENPEVRAALFAAANFWLDKGVGGFRIDAITYIKKPAVFADGTPDAADGMVSVHDMTANTPGILDFLHEFRREVFDGHDIFTVGEANGVSVAELPDWVGENGVFSMLFEFAHVLVPYEGGECWSKMLPWPLTKLKGALSASQAGVAKEGWYPIYFENHDRARSVNYFFPKGGDTRLAAKALATVLMTLRGTPFIYEGEELGMTNVKWNSIKAYDDISSHGQYELALKEGFSPAEALSFVHFNSRDNARTPMQWNTSEHAGFTTGTPWLPANENYREINAAAEEKDADSVLSYYREIIRLRKTNPVLLSGVYEELLADNEQIYAFSRTEGTRRIVTAVNFSTEEAVLPAGFLKGVRLIGSYTDAPKNTLRPLEAVVYEEEVK